A part of Curtobacterium sp. MCLR17_036 genomic DNA contains:
- a CDS encoding TetR/AcrR family transcriptional regulator, translating to MTVDSPQPAVQRLLGPSTNLASPDGSSVPPTPRSGGAKVRILETASRLFYEEGIHSVGVDRLISEASVTKATFYKHYGSKDNLILAYIRAQDERVQQRMESLTGSADSPAAAVRAWVTALADDVNDPEFRGCAFLNAAAEYHDPRDPVREVVATHREWYTERLATLLQEAGHPLPGDGADELMLARDGAMAGAYAGDAIAATAALQRVVDRVLAV from the coding sequence GTGACGGTCGATTCCCCCCAACCGGCCGTCCAGCGTCTCCTTGGCCCGAGCACGAACCTCGCGTCGCCGGACGGGTCGAGCGTCCCCCCGACTCCCCGCTCCGGCGGCGCGAAGGTCCGCATCCTCGAGACCGCCTCGCGACTCTTCTACGAAGAGGGCATCCACAGCGTCGGCGTCGACCGCCTCATCTCCGAGGCCAGCGTCACGAAGGCGACGTTCTACAAGCACTACGGGTCCAAGGACAACCTGATCCTGGCCTACATCCGGGCACAGGACGAGCGCGTGCAGCAGCGGATGGAATCGTTGACCGGCTCCGCCGACTCCCCCGCAGCGGCCGTCCGGGCCTGGGTCACCGCCCTGGCCGACGACGTCAACGACCCCGAGTTCCGCGGCTGCGCCTTCCTCAACGCCGCGGCCGAGTACCACGACCCCCGCGACCCGGTGCGCGAGGTCGTCGCCACCCACCGCGAGTGGTACACCGAGCGCCTCGCGACCCTGCTGCAGGAAGCCGGCCACCCGCTGCCGGGCGACGGCGCCGACGAGCTCATGCTCGCCCGCGACGGCGCGATGGCGGGAGCCTACGCCGGCGACGCCATCGCGGCCACGGCCGCACTGCAGCGCGTGGTCGACCGGGTCCTGGCCGTCTGA
- a CDS encoding pitrilysin family protein, whose product MNQPVPLPLGAPDTSFLTSGGAFVRRTVLPSGVRVLSEAVPGAASTSIGFWVGVGSRDERDGQFGSTHFLEHLLFKGTETRSALDIAIAFDSVGGEHNAATAKEYTCYYARVRDTDVPMAIGVIGDMVTASVLDPDAFDVERGVILEELAMAADDPADVAGEAFFAAAFGGHPLGRPIGGTPDSIRAVGRDEVLSHYREHYAPNGIVVTAAGAVDHDRLCDLVGQVFHDAPRADPLARRTPQTVADPVEPKLSVVHRPTEQVSMLRGSQGLDLRDERRPALSVLNAVLGGGMSSRLFQEVRERRGLAYAVSSFAPAYLDNGAFGVYAGCAPDNVPGVIDIVDAEFRRMVDHGITADELRRAKGQIEGALTLSLEDSDARMTRLGRSELGTGEYTDLATALERVDRVTTDDVLELARDLLTRPTITSVVGAVQQDELAAAIGIGS is encoded by the coding sequence ATGAACCAGCCAGTGCCACTGCCGCTCGGGGCCCCGGACACGTCCTTCCTGACGTCCGGCGGGGCCTTCGTCCGTCGCACCGTGCTGCCGTCGGGTGTCCGCGTGCTGTCCGAGGCGGTGCCGGGTGCCGCTTCGACGAGCATCGGGTTCTGGGTCGGCGTCGGTTCGCGCGACGAACGCGACGGCCAGTTCGGCTCGACGCACTTCCTCGAGCACCTGCTCTTCAAGGGCACCGAGACCCGCTCGGCGCTCGACATCGCGATCGCGTTCGACTCCGTGGGCGGTGAGCACAACGCCGCGACGGCCAAGGAGTACACCTGCTACTACGCCCGGGTCCGGGACACCGACGTCCCGATGGCCATCGGCGTGATCGGCGACATGGTCACCGCGTCCGTGCTCGACCCCGACGCCTTCGACGTCGAACGCGGCGTCATCCTCGAGGAACTCGCGATGGCGGCCGACGACCCGGCCGACGTGGCGGGCGAGGCCTTCTTCGCCGCGGCGTTCGGCGGCCACCCGCTCGGCCGTCCGATCGGCGGCACCCCGGACAGCATCCGCGCCGTCGGGCGTGACGAGGTCCTGTCCCACTACCGCGAGCACTACGCCCCGAACGGCATCGTGGTGACCGCCGCCGGCGCCGTCGACCACGACCGCCTGTGCGACCTCGTCGGGCAGGTCTTCCACGACGCCCCGCGCGCCGACCCGCTGGCGCGTCGCACGCCGCAGACCGTCGCCGACCCGGTGGAACCGAAGCTGTCGGTCGTGCACCGACCCACCGAGCAGGTGAGCATGCTGCGCGGCTCGCAGGGGCTCGACCTGCGCGACGAGCGTCGTCCGGCGCTGAGCGTGCTGAACGCCGTGCTCGGCGGCGGCATGAGCTCCCGGCTCTTCCAAGAGGTCCGCGAGCGTCGCGGGCTCGCCTACGCGGTGTCCTCGTTCGCGCCCGCCTACCTCGACAACGGCGCGTTCGGCGTCTACGCCGGCTGCGCGCCCGACAACGTCCCCGGCGTGATCGACATCGTCGACGCCGAGTTCCGCCGGATGGTCGACCACGGCATCACGGCCGACGAGCTCCGGCGCGCCAAGGGCCAGATCGAGGGCGCGCTGACGCTCTCGCTCGAGGACTCCGACGCCCGCATGACCCGCCTCGGCCGGTCCGAGCTCGGCACGGGGGAGTACACCGACCTGGCGACGGCCCTGGAACGCGTCGACCGCGTCACCACCGACGACGTGCTCGAGCTCGCGCGCGACCTGCTCACCCGTCCGACGATCACCTCGGTCGTCGGCGCCGTGCAGCAGGACGAGCTCGCGGCCGCGATCGGGATCGGCAGCTGA